In Bombus fervidus isolate BK054 chromosome 13, iyBomFerv1, whole genome shotgun sequence, a single genomic region encodes these proteins:
- the LOC139993693 gene encoding serine protease inhibitor 28Dc isoform X2 gives MKTTLIFLCLTATCFGQLIYPDDKLLASTTVPPSIFPNIPQNVQSQDSVKSTINSYEVKSQLPRTSPPILEVGAPQRTKASYPTAAGTENMLQDWGDHVNNIIANGVLKFGLDVERQIHRTRGVSLIEQRDNIVFSPTSLAAILAIVLAGSAGRTFDEASKVLGLEAGIDISQNSEIVHQMFGVLLSQLQSKESAGILLPQLNFATAAYVQNGFPILPQFKLLSKEIYQTDVFNVDFARNGKGAEEMINMWVRQKTKGKITSILNHVPGPGTAMILLSALYFNGEWDQYFLDRATKRRPFFIEPNETVNVNMMYNGGMFPFYLDKKLGAKIIGFPYKGRELSMYVLLPTTPGAKALREFKNKLTVDIIENLIKNAKNETCVIGFPRMKLSTSLSLRPTLAALGLESLFDPATADLSLISQPNAVTNMNNRNQTNVRPSESRPKSSPTITTSQSGSENEDRMGRVVKRNYFTYEDKIRGYNVEQWANGFFLRKTRDIHDVKGKKDRNSYTMEGRSEEYHDNAKIVNLEENKYRFKEQTGRNRRQTRPIDQNFLDFVRHQNLPSYGLDSLRNSANLVNPHLFATDVLQKVEIDITEKGTEAAAVTSVVLERDGSQRRFIANRPFIFFIRHDPSKLVLFWGTINVPTPNYPTT, from the exons atgaaGACTACGCTTATATTCCTGTGCCTCACGGCCACTTGCTTTGGTCAACTAATCTATCCAGACGATAAATTGCTCGCGTCTACAACTGTTCCTCCATCCATTTTTCCAAATATCCCTCAAAATGTACAGTCACAAGATTCTGTAAAGAGCACAATCAATTCCTATGAAGTGAAATCGCAATTACCACGAACTTCACCGCCAATACTTGAAGTCGGTGCACCGCAAAGAACAAAGGCATCATATCCAACTGCGGCTGGTACCGAAAACATGTTGCAAGACTGGGGCGATCAT GTGAACAATATCATCGCTAACGGAGTACTGAAATTCGGTCTGGATGTAGAACGACAGATTCACAGAACTCGGGGCGTATCCTTGATCGAGCAACGGGACAACATAGTTTTCTCGCCAACTAGCCTTGCCGCAATATTGGCAATCGTTCTTGCAGGTTCTGCGGGTAGGACTTTCGATGAAGCGTCCAAGGTTCTTGGATTAGAGGCCGGGATTGATATCTCACAAAATTCTGAGATTGTTCACCAGATGTTTGGCGTGCTTTTGTCTCAACTTCAAAGTAAAGAATCTGCTGGGATACTTCTACCGCAATTGAACTTCGCCACAGCGGCATACGTGCAG AATGGATTTCCAATACTGCCGCAATTCAAGTTACTTAGTAAAGAGATTTATCAAACCGATGTATTCAACGTGGATTTTGCTAGAAATGGAAAAGGGGCAGAAGAGATGATAAACATGTGGGTGCGACAGAAGACGAAAGGCAAAATTACAAGTATCCTAAACCACGTGCCGGGGCCAGGAACAGCGATGATTCTTTTATCAGCGCTTTACTTTAATGGAGAATGGGACCAATACTTTTTGGATAGAGCTACGAAAAG GAGACCATTCTTCATTGAGCCAAACGAGACAGTTAATGTCAACATGATGTACAATGGAGGCATGTTTCCGTTCTACTTAGACAAGAAATTGGGCGCGAAGATCATTGGTTTTCCATACAAAGGTCGCGAA ctCTCGATGTACGTTTTGCTTCCAACAACTCCAGGTGCAAAAGCTCTTCGAGAATTCAAGAACAAACTAACAGTCGACATAATagagaatttaattaagaatGCAAAGAACGAAACATGTGTCATCGGTTTTCCACGAATGAAGTTAAGCACCAGCCTAAGTTTAAGGCCTACGCTCGCCGCTTTAGGTCTCGAGTCTTTATTCGATCCAGCAACAGCAGATTTGAGCCTTATATCTCAACCCAATGCCGTAACCAATATGAATAACAGAAATCAGACGAACGTAAGGCCATCAGAATCACGGCCGAAATCAAGTCCTACCATAACTACTTCACAGAGTG GATCGGAAAACGAAGATCGAATGGGACGTGTGGTAAAACGAAATTACTTTACGTACGAGGACAAAATTCGTGGTTACAACGTGGAACAATGGGCGAATGGGTTTTTCCTCAGAAAGACTCGTGATATTCACGACgttaaaggaaagaaagatagGAACTCGTATACAATGGAGGGCAGATCCGAAGAATATCACGATAATGCAAAGATTGTAAATCTCGAAGAAAACAAGTATCGTTTCAAAGAACAAACAGGAAGAAATAGAAGGCAAACCAGACCAATTGATCAAAACTTCCTAGACTTTGTGAGACATCAGAATCTTCCATCATACGGGCTGGACAGTCTTAGAAATAGCGCAAATCTGGTCAACCCACATCTCTTTGCTACAGATGTTCTTCAAAAGGTAGAAATAGATATCACAGAAAAAGGTACCGAAGCCGCAGCCGTGACTAGCGTTGTATTGGAGCGTGACGGAAGTCAGAGGAGGTTCATTGCGAATCGACCTTTCATCTTTTTCATCAGACACGACCCATCGAAGCTCGTGCTCTTCTGGGGCACGATAAACGTTCCAACGCCAAATTATCCGACTACATAA
- the LOC139993803 gene encoding uncharacterized protein, which produces MYNNSYSNRTSYRPRGSRDSSNRNGGGTYWNSQQQQKEKSLKKQVQRRTPGDSLKKPIWDLAKLPVITKNLYIPHINVLKRSTDEVTKYHIGKEITVKGNNTPSPIQAFEESNFPDYVMEEIRKQGFAEPTAIQAQGWPIALSGRDLVGIAQTGSGKTLAYILPATVHINNQPRLNRGEGPIVLILAPTRELAQQIQSVARDFGSSSCIRNTCIFGGSPKGPQARDLERGVEICIATPGRLIDFLEKGTTNLRRCTYLVLDEADRMLDMGFEPQIRKIIEQIRPDRQVLMWSATWPKEVQALAEDFLSDYIQINIGSLTLAANHNIRQIIEICQEHEKETKLSGLLREIGKDRGSKMIIFVETKKKVDDITKAIKREGWPAISIHGDKSQPERDYVLSEFRNGKTMILVATDVAARGLDVEDVKYVINFDYPNSSEDYIHRIGRTGRCQSAGTAYAYFTPNNARQAKELISVLEEAGQTINPQLADLANSIKPAYGKGRQRWSHSRSNKDSSSTGSPRNNSSPISNNWQAQHVQSTQHNGNSQERTVVRQQNAYQTNRQNTFQSNYQQHQQQSQQQQHQQHQQQQHQRQSNTYTNSCQTSNSYQASYQNANIPRYHGRTGGFQSNRYHNRQNAYSTNQTAGGQSVYSMPPPFMMPSAGGHTDSGMQSLVNNKFFQTNRPPPNTGACAYQSMGYSQFQAVPPYTYPYPPTPVQQ; this is translated from the exons ATGTATAACAACAGTTATTCCAATCGTACCAG ttaCAGACCCAGGGGAAGTAGAGACTCTAGCAATCGTAATGGAGGAGGAACATATTGGAACAGCCAACAGCAACAGAAAGAGAAGTCACTTAAGAAGCAAGTCCAAAGAAGAACTCCTGGAGATTCATTGAAGAAGCCTATATGGGATCTGGCTAAATTACCAGTGATCacaaagaatttatatattccACATATCAATGTTTTAAAGAGATCAACCGATGAAGTTACCAAATATCACATTGGTAAAGAAATCACTGTAAAAGGAAACAATACTCCTTCTCCAATTCAAGCATTCGAAGAAAGTAACTTCCCAGATTATGTGATGGAAGAGATTAGAAAGCAGGGCTTTGCTGAACCAACAGCAATTCAGGCACAGGGCTGGCCAATAGCACTTAGTGGACGCGACTTAGTTGGAATTGCTCAAACAGGATCTGGAAAAACTCTAGCT TATATTTTACCAGCAACCGTACACATTAATAATCAACCACGTTTGAACCGGGGAGAGGGGCCGATCGTCTTAATACTTGCCCCAACAAGAGAGTTAGCTCAGCAAATTCAATCCGTTGCTAGGGACTTTGGTTCCTCCTCGTGCATTCGTAACACTTGCATTTTCGGTGGTTCCCCGAAAGGACCTCAAGCTCGCGATTTAGAGCGCGGCGTTGAGATATGTATCGCAACTCCCGGTAGACTGATCGATTTCCTCGAGAAGGGAACCACGAACTTGCGCAGATGCACATATCTTGTATTGGATGAGGCAGATAGAATGTTGGATATGGGATTCGAGCCGCAAATTCGAAAGATCATTGAACAAATTAGACCTGATAGACAGGTATTGATGTGGTCCGCGACATGGCCCAAAGAAGTGCAAGCTTTGGCTGAAGATTTCCTCTCAGATTACATTCAAATTAACATAGGTTCTCTGACATTGGCTGCCAATCACAATATTCGTCAGATCATAGAGATTTGTCAAGAGcacgagaaagaaacgaaactttCAGGTCTATTGAGAGAAATTGGCAAAGACAGAGGAAGCAAGATGATTATTTTTgttgaaacgaaaaagaaggTGGACGACATCACCAAAGCTATTAAACGAGAGGGTTGGCCAGCTATCTCTATTCATGGTGACAAATCACAACCTGAAAGAGATTACGTGTTATCCGAGTTCAGAAACGGAAAAACAATGATCCTTGTTGCTACTGATGTTGCTGCTCGTGGCTTGGATGTCGAAGACGTAAagtatgtaattaatttcgattACCCGAACAGTTCTGAGGATTATATTCACCGAATAGGGAGAACTGGACGTTGTCAAAGTGCAGGTACAGCATATGCTTACTTTACGCCTAATAACGCTAGACAAGCGAAGGAACTGATTTCCGTTCTGGAAGAAGCTGGTCAGACAATAAACCCCCAACTGGCAGATTTAGCAAACTCGATAAAACCTGCGTATGGTAAGGGCCGCCAACGTTGGAGTCACTCTCGCTCTAATAAGGATAGTAGTTCAACTGGAAGTCCGCGAAACAATAGCAGCCCTATTTCAAACAATTGGCAGGCTCAACATGTTCAAAGTACTCAACATAATGGTAACAGTCAAGAGAGGACTGTTGTACGCCAACAAAATGCATACCAGACCAACCGTCAGAATACTTTCCAATCTAATTATCAGCAACACCAACAACAGtcacagcaacaacaacaccAACAGcatcaacagcaacaacaTCAACGACAATCGAATACTTATACCAACAGCTGTCAAACTAGCAATAGTTACCAAGCTAGCTATCAGAATGCAAATATACCTAGATACCATGGAAGAACAGGTGGTTTCCAAAGTAATCGTTACCATAATCGCCAGAACGCATACAGCACTAATCAAACAGCTGGAGGACAAAGCGTGTATTCTATGCCACCTCCATTCATGATGCCATCTGCTGGTGGACACACAGATTCAGGAATGCAGAGTCTTGTAAACAATAAGTTTTTCCAGACAAATCGTCCACCACCGAATACCGGGGCCTGCGCATACCAATCGATGGGATACAGCCAGTTCCAAGCTGTGCCGCCGTATACTTATCCTTATCCGCCTACACCGGTACAGCAGTGA
- the LOC139993693 gene encoding uncharacterized protein isoform X1 encodes MKTTLIFLCLTATCFGQLIYPDDKLLASTTVPPSIFPNIPQNVQSQDSVKSTINSYEVKSQLPRTSPPILEVGAPQRTKASYPTAAGTENMLQDWGDHVNNIIANGVLKFGLDVERQIHRTRGVSLIEQRDNIVFSPTSLAAILAIVLAGSAGRTFDEASKVLGLEAGIDISQNSEIVHQMFGVLLSQLQSKESAGILLPQLNFATAAYVQNGFPILPQFKLLSKEIYQTDVFNVDFARNGKGAEEMINMWVRQKTKGKITSILNHVPGPGTAMILLSALYFNGEWDQYFLDRATKRRPFFIEPNETVNVNMMYNGGMFPFYLDKKLGAKIIGFPYKGRELSMYVLLPTTPGAKALREFKNKLTVDIIENLIKNAKNETCVIGFPRMKLSTSLSLRPTLAALGLESLFDPATADLSLISQPNAVTNMNNRNQTNVRPSESRPKSSPTITTSQSGNEKRPQKEVYKDMIYFPSRFYPSSGSENEDRMGRVVKRNYFTYEDKIRGYNVEQWANGFFLRKTRDIHDVKGKKDRNSYTMEGRSEEYHDNAKIVNLEENKYRFKEQTGRNRRQTRPIDQNFLDFVRHQNLPSYGLDSLRNSANLVNPHLFATDVLQKVEIDITEKGTEAAAVTSVVLERDGSQRRFIANRPFIFFIRHDPSKLVLFWGTINVPTPNYPTT; translated from the exons atgaaGACTACGCTTATATTCCTGTGCCTCACGGCCACTTGCTTTGGTCAACTAATCTATCCAGACGATAAATTGCTCGCGTCTACAACTGTTCCTCCATCCATTTTTCCAAATATCCCTCAAAATGTACAGTCACAAGATTCTGTAAAGAGCACAATCAATTCCTATGAAGTGAAATCGCAATTACCACGAACTTCACCGCCAATACTTGAAGTCGGTGCACCGCAAAGAACAAAGGCATCATATCCAACTGCGGCTGGTACCGAAAACATGTTGCAAGACTGGGGCGATCAT GTGAACAATATCATCGCTAACGGAGTACTGAAATTCGGTCTGGATGTAGAACGACAGATTCACAGAACTCGGGGCGTATCCTTGATCGAGCAACGGGACAACATAGTTTTCTCGCCAACTAGCCTTGCCGCAATATTGGCAATCGTTCTTGCAGGTTCTGCGGGTAGGACTTTCGATGAAGCGTCCAAGGTTCTTGGATTAGAGGCCGGGATTGATATCTCACAAAATTCTGAGATTGTTCACCAGATGTTTGGCGTGCTTTTGTCTCAACTTCAAAGTAAAGAATCTGCTGGGATACTTCTACCGCAATTGAACTTCGCCACAGCGGCATACGTGCAG AATGGATTTCCAATACTGCCGCAATTCAAGTTACTTAGTAAAGAGATTTATCAAACCGATGTATTCAACGTGGATTTTGCTAGAAATGGAAAAGGGGCAGAAGAGATGATAAACATGTGGGTGCGACAGAAGACGAAAGGCAAAATTACAAGTATCCTAAACCACGTGCCGGGGCCAGGAACAGCGATGATTCTTTTATCAGCGCTTTACTTTAATGGAGAATGGGACCAATACTTTTTGGATAGAGCTACGAAAAG GAGACCATTCTTCATTGAGCCAAACGAGACAGTTAATGTCAACATGATGTACAATGGAGGCATGTTTCCGTTCTACTTAGACAAGAAATTGGGCGCGAAGATCATTGGTTTTCCATACAAAGGTCGCGAA ctCTCGATGTACGTTTTGCTTCCAACAACTCCAGGTGCAAAAGCTCTTCGAGAATTCAAGAACAAACTAACAGTCGACATAATagagaatttaattaagaatGCAAAGAACGAAACATGTGTCATCGGTTTTCCACGAATGAAGTTAAGCACCAGCCTAAGTTTAAGGCCTACGCTCGCCGCTTTAGGTCTCGAGTCTTTATTCGATCCAGCAACAGCAGATTTGAGCCTTATATCTCAACCCAATGCCGTAACCAATATGAATAACAGAAATCAGACGAACGTAAGGCCATCAGAATCACGGCCGAAATCAAGTCCTACCATAACTACTTCACAGAGTGGTAACGAAAAGAGACCACAGAAAGAAGTATACAAAGACATGATATACTTCCCCTCTCGTTTCTATCCTTCCTCAGGATCGGAAAACGAAGATCGAATGGGACGTGTGGTAAAACGAAATTACTTTACGTACGAGGACAAAATTCGTGGTTACAACGTGGAACAATGGGCGAATGGGTTTTTCCTCAGAAAGACTCGTGATATTCACGACgttaaaggaaagaaagatagGAACTCGTATACAATGGAGGGCAGATCCGAAGAATATCACGATAATGCAAAGATTGTAAATCTCGAAGAAAACAAGTATCGTTTCAAAGAACAAACAGGAAGAAATAGAAGGCAAACCAGACCAATTGATCAAAACTTCCTAGACTTTGTGAGACATCAGAATCTTCCATCATACGGGCTGGACAGTCTTAGAAATAGCGCAAATCTGGTCAACCCACATCTCTTTGCTACAGATGTTCTTCAAAAGGTAGAAATAGATATCACAGAAAAAGGTACCGAAGCCGCAGCCGTGACTAGCGTTGTATTGGAGCGTGACGGAAGTCAGAGGAGGTTCATTGCGAATCGACCTTTCATCTTTTTCATCAGACACGACCCATCGAAGCTCGTGCTCTTCTGGGGCACGATAAACGTTCCAACGCCAAATTATCCGACTACATAA
- the LOC139993694 gene encoding GTP-binding protein 2 gives MESFLELFDPDNNKHSQKDIWNDSENEGNRMSDCENSSIDDDQEERLPPEPEQGNVEYKLKLINPSSQRFEHLVTQMKWRLREGHGEAIYQIGVEDNGKLTGLSREDMKASLKTLNDMAARLGATTSILRERHANSKNKDITTRHNKEERQIAEVLIRKLRKGDREDQDSIIDLRLAVTGAQDAGKSTLLGVLTQGELDNGRGRARLNMLRHLHEIKTGRTSSISHEIIGFDSKGHVLNYAEMATAEEICEHASKVVTFIDLAGHRKYLRTTVLGLTGYSPHHVMLVVAPPMNEASQEHMALCLTLGLPFFIVVNKIDLGFYSISETINQLENAINAQGYCKQLIMYNNSQMSWNYESDIIPVFNVSCVTGEGLEDLTNFIKNLSPYNVNSPDSDPESCLFQIDETFRVAGLNEPVLGGLLVRGAIAPGTRLLVGPLPDGEFSPVKVVSLHRNKTPCCLVRASQSASLTLAPPTNRSPPLPHLRPGMVLISLWDQPHATLFFQATVLIVYHATAIYSGFQTTVHVGNVRQTCIIKGIMDAKDRGLQTNDTASVLFRFVNHPEYLHVGMRLLLREGRTKGIGKITQIFPLIGQQNNM, from the exons ATGGAGTCATTCTTGGAATTGTTTGATCCAGATAATAACAAACACAGCCAGAAAGATATTTGGAATGATTCAGAGAACGAAGGAAATCGAATGTCAGACTGTGAAAATTCAAGTATTGATGATGATCAGGAGGAAAGACTACCACCAGAACCTGAACAGGGTAATGTTGAATATAAACTAAAGCTAATAAATCCATCTAGTCAACGGTTTGAACATCTTGTAACACAAATGAAATGGCGTCTCAGAGAAGGCCACGGGGAAGCTATTTATCAAATTG gtGTGGAAGATAATGGAAAATTAACAGGCTTATCAAGAGAAGACATGAAGGCATCATTAAAAACTCTAAATGATATGGCAGCTAGATTAGGTGCTACAACAAGTATACTACGTGAAAGACATGccaattctaaaaataaagatataaccACACGTCACAATAAAGAGGAAAGACAGATAGCAGAAGTTTTAATAAGAAAGTTAAGGAAAGGGGATAGAGAGGATCAAGATAGTATTATTGATTTGAGACTTGCAGTCACTGGTGCCCAGGATGCTGGAAAATCAACTCTCTTAG GAGTATTAACCCAGGGTGAGCTAGATAATGGTAGAGGGAGAGCAAGGCTAAATATGTTACGACACCTTCATGAGATAAAAACAGGTCGTACATCATCGATATCTCACGAAATTATAGGTTTTGATAGCAAAGGGCATGTTCTAAATTATGCGGAAATGGCAACTGCAGAAGAAATATGCGAACACGCGTCGAAAGTTGTTACATTTATAGATTTAGCCGGTCATCGTAAATATTTAAGGACTACGGTACTCGGTCTCACAG GATATTCACCTCATCACGTGATGTTAGTTGTAGCACCGCCTATGAATGAAGCGTCGCAAGAACACATGGCGTTATGTCTTACATTGGGACTTCCATTTTTTATAGTTGTAAACAAGATCGATCTTGGTTTTTATAGTATATCCGAAACAATAAATCAGTTAGAGAACGCAATTAATGCACAGGGATATTGTAAGcaattaataatgtataataacagTCAAATGTCGTGGAATTATGAATCAGACATAATACCAGTTTTCAATGTGAGTTGCGTTACCGGGGAGGGTTTGGaagatttaacaaattttattaagaatttatcaccatataacgtgaaTTCTCCAGATTCAGATCCTGAATCGTGTCTGTTTCAAATTGACGAAACTTTCAG aGTAGCAGGTTTGAACGAACCTGTTTTGGGAGGATTGCTTGTGAGAGGAGCAATCGCTCCTGGAACTCGATTGTTGGTAGGCCCTTTACCAGACGGTGAATTCAGTCCTGTTAAAGTTGTTAGCTTACATCGAAACAAGACTCCATGCTGTTTAGTAAGAGCATCGCAGAGTGCTAGTCTAACATTAGCACCACCAACAAATCGAAGCCCCCCTTTACCCCATCTAAGACCTGGAATGGTTTTAATATCACTATGGGACCAACCTCATGCTACACTTTTTTTCCAA GCAACTGTATTAATAGTGTACCACGCGACTGCAATATATTCCGGTTTTCAAACAACTGTACATGTAGGGAATGTAAGACAGACGTGTATCATTAAAGGAATAATGGACGCAAAAGACAGAGGTTTACAAACGAACGATACGGCATCCGTGTTGTTTAGGTTCGTCAATCATCCGGAATATTTGCACGTCGGTATGCGATTATTATTGCGAGAGGGTCGTACTAAAGGAATCGGTAAAATAACACAGATATTTCCACTAATAGGTCAGCAGAATAATATGTag
- the LOC139993693 gene encoding leukocyte elastase inhibitor isoform X3, with amino-acid sequence MVNNIIANGVLKFGLDVERQIHRTRGVSLIEQRDNIVFSPTSLAAILAIVLAGSAGRTFDEASKVLGLEAGIDISQNSEIVHQMFGVLLSQLQSKESAGILLPQLNFATAAYVQNGFPILPQFKLLSKEIYQTDVFNVDFARNGKGAEEMINMWVRQKTKGKITSILNHVPGPGTAMILLSALYFNGEWDQYFLDRATKRRPFFIEPNETVNVNMMYNGGMFPFYLDKKLGAKIIGFPYKGRELSMYVLLPTTPGAKALREFKNKLTVDIIENLIKNAKNETCVIGFPRMKLSTSLSLRPTLAALGLESLFDPATADLSLISQPNAVTNMNNRNQTNVRPSESRPKSSPTITTSQSGNEKRPQKEVYKDMIYFPSRFYPSSGSENEDRMGRVVKRNYFTYEDKIRGYNVEQWANGFFLRKTRDIHDVKGKKDRNSYTMEGRSEEYHDNAKIVNLEENKYRFKEQTGRNRRQTRPIDQNFLDFVRHQNLPSYGLDSLRNSANLVNPHLFATDVLQKVEIDITEKGTEAAAVTSVVLERDGSQRRFIANRPFIFFIRHDPSKLVLFWGTINVPTPNYPTT; translated from the exons ATG GTGAACAATATCATCGCTAACGGAGTACTGAAATTCGGTCTGGATGTAGAACGACAGATTCACAGAACTCGGGGCGTATCCTTGATCGAGCAACGGGACAACATAGTTTTCTCGCCAACTAGCCTTGCCGCAATATTGGCAATCGTTCTTGCAGGTTCTGCGGGTAGGACTTTCGATGAAGCGTCCAAGGTTCTTGGATTAGAGGCCGGGATTGATATCTCACAAAATTCTGAGATTGTTCACCAGATGTTTGGCGTGCTTTTGTCTCAACTTCAAAGTAAAGAATCTGCTGGGATACTTCTACCGCAATTGAACTTCGCCACAGCGGCATACGTGCAG AATGGATTTCCAATACTGCCGCAATTCAAGTTACTTAGTAAAGAGATTTATCAAACCGATGTATTCAACGTGGATTTTGCTAGAAATGGAAAAGGGGCAGAAGAGATGATAAACATGTGGGTGCGACAGAAGACGAAAGGCAAAATTACAAGTATCCTAAACCACGTGCCGGGGCCAGGAACAGCGATGATTCTTTTATCAGCGCTTTACTTTAATGGAGAATGGGACCAATACTTTTTGGATAGAGCTACGAAAAG GAGACCATTCTTCATTGAGCCAAACGAGACAGTTAATGTCAACATGATGTACAATGGAGGCATGTTTCCGTTCTACTTAGACAAGAAATTGGGCGCGAAGATCATTGGTTTTCCATACAAAGGTCGCGAA ctCTCGATGTACGTTTTGCTTCCAACAACTCCAGGTGCAAAAGCTCTTCGAGAATTCAAGAACAAACTAACAGTCGACATAATagagaatttaattaagaatGCAAAGAACGAAACATGTGTCATCGGTTTTCCACGAATGAAGTTAAGCACCAGCCTAAGTTTAAGGCCTACGCTCGCCGCTTTAGGTCTCGAGTCTTTATTCGATCCAGCAACAGCAGATTTGAGCCTTATATCTCAACCCAATGCCGTAACCAATATGAATAACAGAAATCAGACGAACGTAAGGCCATCAGAATCACGGCCGAAATCAAGTCCTACCATAACTACTTCACAGAGTGGTAACGAAAAGAGACCACAGAAAGAAGTATACAAAGACATGATATACTTCCCCTCTCGTTTCTATCCTTCCTCAGGATCGGAAAACGAAGATCGAATGGGACGTGTGGTAAAACGAAATTACTTTACGTACGAGGACAAAATTCGTGGTTACAACGTGGAACAATGGGCGAATGGGTTTTTCCTCAGAAAGACTCGTGATATTCACGACgttaaaggaaagaaagatagGAACTCGTATACAATGGAGGGCAGATCCGAAGAATATCACGATAATGCAAAGATTGTAAATCTCGAAGAAAACAAGTATCGTTTCAAAGAACAAACAGGAAGAAATAGAAGGCAAACCAGACCAATTGATCAAAACTTCCTAGACTTTGTGAGACATCAGAATCTTCCATCATACGGGCTGGACAGTCTTAGAAATAGCGCAAATCTGGTCAACCCACATCTCTTTGCTACAGATGTTCTTCAAAAGGTAGAAATAGATATCACAGAAAAAGGTACCGAAGCCGCAGCCGTGACTAGCGTTGTATTGGAGCGTGACGGAAGTCAGAGGAGGTTCATTGCGAATCGACCTTTCATCTTTTTCATCAGACACGACCCATCGAAGCTCGTGCTCTTCTGGGGCACGATAAACGTTCCAACGCCAAATTATCCGACTACATAA